From the Heliangelus exortis chromosome 14, bHelExo1.hap1, whole genome shotgun sequence genome, one window contains:
- the PLP1 gene encoding myelin proteolipid protein isoform X1 → MGLLECCARCLIGAPFASLVATGLCFFGVALFCGCGHEALTGTEQLIETYFSKNYQDYEYLIDVIHAFQYFIYGTASFFFLYGALLLAEGFYTTGAVRQIFGDYKTTICGKGLSATVTGGPKGRGARGPQRAHSLQRVCQCLGKWLGHPDKFVGITYVLTIIWLLVFACSAVPVYIYFNTWTTCQSIANPSKTSASIGTLCADARMYGILPWNAFPGKVCGSNLLSICKTSEFQMTFHLFIAAFVGAAATLVSLLTFIIAATYNFAVLKLMGRGTKF, encoded by the exons ATGG GTTTGCTCGAGTGTTGTGCGAGATGTCTCATCGGGGCACCCTTTGCTTCACTGGTTGCTACTGGCTTGTGCTTCTTTGGGGTAGCACTGTTTTGTGGCTGTGGGCATGAAGCCCTCACAGGCACGGAGCAGCTCATTGAGACCTACTTCTCCAAAAACTACCAGGACTACGAGTATCTTATTGACGT CATCCACGCTTTTCAGTACTTCATCTACGGCACagcctccttcttcttcctctacggagctctgctgctggccgAAGGCTTCTACACCACCGGCGCCGTCCGGCAAATCTTCGGGGACTACAAGACCACCATCTGTGGCAAGGGCCTCAGCGCAACGGTAACCGGGGGCCCGAAAGGGAGGGGAGCGCGAGGCCCCCAGCGAGCTCACTCATTGCAGCGGGTGTGTCAGTGTTTGGGAAAGTGGCTAGGACATCCTGACAAG TTTGTGGGCATTACCTATGTCCTGACCATCATCTGGCTCCTGGTCTTCGcctgctctgcagtgcctgTCTACATCTACTTTAACACTTGGACCACCTGCCAGTCCATTGCCAACCCCAGCAAGACCTCAGCCAGCATTGGCACCTTGTGTGCGGATGCCAGGATGTATG GCATCCTGCCCTGGAATGCTTTCCCTGGCAAGGTGTGTGGCTCCAACCTGCTCTCCATTTGCAAGACCAGTGAG TTCCAGATGACTTTCCACCTCTTCATTGCAGCCTTTGTGGGGGCAGCTGCCACACTGGTCTCACTG CTCACGTTCATTATTGCTGCCACCTACAACTTTGCTGTCCTCAAGCTGATGGGCCGAGGCACCAAGTTCTAG
- the PLP1 gene encoding myelin proteolipid protein isoform X2, protein MGLLECCARCLIGAPFASLVATGLCFFGVALFCGCGHEALTGTEQLIETYFSKNYQDYEYLIDVIHAFQYFIYGTASFFFLYGALLLAEGFYTTGAVRQIFGDYKTTICGKGLSATFVGITYVLTIIWLLVFACSAVPVYIYFNTWTTCQSIANPSKTSASIGTLCADARMYGILPWNAFPGKVCGSNLLSICKTSEFQMTFHLFIAAFVGAAATLVSLLTFIIAATYNFAVLKLMGRGTKF, encoded by the exons ATGG GTTTGCTCGAGTGTTGTGCGAGATGTCTCATCGGGGCACCCTTTGCTTCACTGGTTGCTACTGGCTTGTGCTTCTTTGGGGTAGCACTGTTTTGTGGCTGTGGGCATGAAGCCCTCACAGGCACGGAGCAGCTCATTGAGACCTACTTCTCCAAAAACTACCAGGACTACGAGTATCTTATTGACGT CATCCACGCTTTTCAGTACTTCATCTACGGCACagcctccttcttcttcctctacggagctctgctgctggccgAAGGCTTCTACACCACCGGCGCCGTCCGGCAAATCTTCGGGGACTACAAGACCACCATCTGTGGCAAGGGCCTCAGCGCAACG TTTGTGGGCATTACCTATGTCCTGACCATCATCTGGCTCCTGGTCTTCGcctgctctgcagtgcctgTCTACATCTACTTTAACACTTGGACCACCTGCCAGTCCATTGCCAACCCCAGCAAGACCTCAGCCAGCATTGGCACCTTGTGTGCGGATGCCAGGATGTATG GCATCCTGCCCTGGAATGCTTTCCCTGGCAAGGTGTGTGGCTCCAACCTGCTCTCCATTTGCAAGACCAGTGAG TTCCAGATGACTTTCCACCTCTTCATTGCAGCCTTTGTGGGGGCAGCTGCCACACTGGTCTCACTG CTCACGTTCATTATTGCTGCCACCTACAACTTTGCTGTCCTCAAGCTGATGGGCCGAGGCACCAAGTTCTAG
- the LOC139802376 gene encoding glycine receptor subunit alpha-4-like has product MGALRDGALAFLLLLGCLLPLRLVSGQEEIKAASQNLPQPMSPSDFLDKLMGRTSGYDARIRPNFKGPPVNVTCNIFINSFGSVTETTMDYRVNVFLRQQWNDPRLAYCEYPDDSLDLDPSMLDSIWKPDLFFANEKGANFHEVTTDNKLLRIFKNGNVLYSIRLTLILSCPMDLKNFPMDIQTCTMQLESFGYTMNDLIFEWMEEQEAVQVAEGLTLPQFILRDEKDLGYCTKYYNTGKFTCIEVKFHLERQMGYYLIQMYIPSLLIVILSWVSFWINMDAAPARVGLGITTVLTMTTQSAGSRASLPKVSYVKAIDIWMAVCLLFVFAALLEYAAVNFVSRQHKEFMRLRRRQRRQRMEEELVRESRFYLRGYGLGQCLQAQDRAGEGPRIYSPTGGSTLLREGENLRRRYINRAKRIDTLSRAVFPFTFLVFNIFYWVVYKVLHSEDIHSVP; this is encoded by the exons ATGGGTGCGCTCCGGGATGGCGCGCtcgccttcctcctcctcctcggctGCCTCCTGCCGCTCAG GCTGGTCTCAGGGCAGGAAGAGATTAAAGCTGCTTCCCAAAACTTGCCCCAGCCCATGTCACCCTCTGATTTCCTGGACAAGCTTATGGGACGAACCTCAGGGTATGACGCCCGGATTCGACCCAACTTCAAAG gACCGCCCGTCAACGTGACGTGCAACATCTTCATCAACAGCTTTGGCTCTGTCACCGAGACCACCATG GACTACCGAGTCAATGTCTTCCTGAGGCAGCAGTGGAATGACCCCCGCCTTGCGTACTGCGAGTACCCCGATGACTCCCTCGACCTTGACCCCTCCATGCTCGATTCCATCTGGAAGCCAGACTTGTTCTTTGCCAACGAGAAAGGGGCCAATTTCCACGAGGTCACCACTGACAACAAGCTGCTGCGCATCTTCAAGAATGGCAACGTGCTCTACAGCATTAG GCTGACACTGATTCTGTCCTGCCCCATGGACCTCAAGAACTTCCCCATGGACATCCAGACGTGCACCATGCAGCTAGAGAGCT TTGGCTATACCATGAATGACCTCATCTTTGAGtggatggaggagcaggaggctgtgcaGGTCGCAGAGGGCTTGACACTCCCACAGTTCATCCTCAGGGATGAAAAGGATCTGGGCTATTGCACCAAGTACTACAACACAG GCAAGTTCACCTGCATCGAGGTAAAGTTCCATCTGGAGAGGCAGATGGGTTACTACCTGATCCAGATGTACATCCCCAGCCTGCTCATTGTCATTCTCTCCTGGGTCTCCTTTTGGATCAACATGGATGCGGCACCGGCCCGGGTGGGCTTGGGCATCACCACTGTGCTCACCATGACCACCCAGAGTGCTGGCTCCCGTGCCTCCTTGCCCAAG GTCTCTTACGTGAAGGCCATTGACATCTGGATGGCAGTGTGCCTGCTCTTTGTCTTTGCTGCCTTGCTGGAGTACGCAGCTGTCAACTTTGTCTCCCGACAGCACAAGGAGTTCATGCGTCTGCGCCGGCGCCAGCGACGGCAGAGGATG GAGGAAGAACTTGTCCGTGAGAGCCGCTTCTACCTGCGAGGCTACGGGCTGGGCCAGTGCCTGCAGGcacaggacagggctggggagggcccCAGGATTTACAGCCCCACGGGAGGCAGCACTCTGCTGCGGGAAGGAGAGAACCTCCGCAGGCGTTACATCAACCGGGCCAAGCGCATCGACACCCTCTCCAGAGCTGTCTTCCCTTTCACCTTCCTGGTCTTCAATATCTTCTACTGGGTGGTCTACAAAGTGCTGCACTCGGAGGACATCCACTCGGTGCCCTGA